One genomic segment of Rivularia sp. PCC 7116 includes these proteins:
- a CDS encoding bifunctional riboflavin kinase/FAD synthetase, translated as MPNLSKNGCSVWVTSSTELIQTPTAVALGKFDGVHRGHQRVIQPILHKPADAEHIYPTVITFLPHPQEFFTGKPRTLLTPLDEKVQQLELLGVKQLVLIPFDKELSALTPEQFVQQIIVEKLQAARISVGQDFCFGSKRSGTAMDLQVLVAEYGIPVTIVPLITHEDDFSVDEETERISTSLIRQKLEIGDIERANQLLGRPYTFIGTVVKGQQLGRTIGFPTANLQLPQDKFLPRQGVYAVRVARINNQDTALNNCWGVMNIGDRPTVNGTHPTVEVHILDWSGDLYDKKLQIQLIKFIRPEQKFSNLAALKAQIQLDCNTARNFFSHEMEP; from the coding sequence GTGCCAAATCTGTCTAAAAATGGGTGTTCTGTGTGGGTTACTTCTTCAACCGAATTAATTCAAACTCCTACTGCTGTTGCCCTTGGTAAATTTGATGGCGTTCATCGCGGTCATCAAAGGGTGATCCAGCCAATTTTGCATAAACCAGCAGACGCAGAACATATTTACCCAACTGTTATTACATTTCTTCCGCATCCTCAAGAGTTTTTTACTGGTAAACCTAGAACTTTGTTGACTCCTTTGGATGAAAAAGTTCAACAGTTAGAACTGCTAGGGGTAAAACAGCTTGTACTAATTCCCTTCGATAAAGAATTATCTGCTTTAACTCCCGAACAATTCGTACAACAAATTATCGTAGAAAAATTGCAAGCCGCAAGAATCAGCGTCGGACAAGATTTTTGTTTTGGTTCAAAGCGTAGCGGTACTGCAATGGATTTACAGGTACTTGTGGCTGAGTATGGTATTCCGGTTACTATCGTTCCTTTAATAACTCACGAAGACGATTTTTCCGTAGATGAGGAGACAGAGCGCATCAGCACCTCACTCATTCGTCAAAAACTTGAAATTGGCGATATTGAAAGAGCCAACCAATTACTGGGAAGACCTTATACTTTTATCGGAACTGTAGTTAAAGGGCAGCAGCTTGGTAGAACCATTGGTTTTCCAACTGCGAATTTACAGTTACCCCAAGATAAGTTTTTGCCCCGTCAAGGAGTTTACGCCGTCCGAGTTGCTCGCATCAACAACCAGGATACAGCTTTAAACAACTGCTGGGGAGTAATGAACATTGGCGATCGCCCTACAGTAAATGGTACTCATCCTACCGTAGAAGTACATATTTTAGATTGGTCTGGAGATTTATATGACAAAAAGCTGCAAATACAATTAATCAAATTTATCAGACCAGAACAAAAATTTAGTAATTTAGCAGCCCTTAAAGCTCAAATCCAACTTGACTGCAACACCGCTAGGAACTTTTTTAGTCACGAGATGGAACCTTAA
- a CDS encoding MoxR family ATPase, giving the protein MRDKIDALTQNLALTIVGKSEAIRLVLVALLGGGHALLEDVPGVGKTLLAKSLARSIDGKFQRLQCTPDLLPTDITGTNIWNPKTGEFTFLEGPIFANVMLADEINRATPRTQSALLEVMEEGQVTVDGVSRAVPAPFFVIATQNPVEYQGTFPLPEAQMDRFMLSLSLGYPTEQEELQMLSRLQENSKFTDVKPCISLAEVEELQRICAGIRVEASLQQYILDLVRATRCDEEITLGVSPRGTVALHRATQAFAYLSGRDYAIPDDVKFIAPYVLSHRLIPVGGRRAQTVMERLLRVVAIP; this is encoded by the coding sequence ATGAGAGACAAAATTGACGCTCTGACACAAAATCTAGCTCTTACCATTGTTGGTAAATCTGAAGCAATCCGTTTGGTATTAGTCGCTTTACTAGGTGGGGGACATGCTTTACTTGAAGATGTTCCCGGAGTTGGTAAAACTCTGCTAGCAAAATCCTTAGCTCGTTCTATTGATGGTAAATTTCAACGGCTACAGTGTACGCCAGACTTGTTACCTACTGATATTACGGGTACAAATATCTGGAACCCTAAAACTGGTGAATTTACTTTTCTTGAAGGTCCAATTTTTGCGAATGTCATGCTCGCAGACGAAATCAACCGCGCTACACCCCGTACTCAATCGGCATTGCTAGAAGTTATGGAAGAAGGGCAGGTAACAGTTGATGGTGTCTCTCGTGCCGTTCCCGCACCATTTTTTGTCATCGCAACTCAAAACCCGGTTGAATATCAAGGAACTTTTCCTTTACCAGAAGCGCAAATGGATAGATTTATGCTTTCCTTGAGCTTGGGCTATCCTACAGAACAAGAAGAGTTACAAATGTTGTCTCGGCTTCAAGAGAACAGTAAATTTACCGATGTAAAACCCTGTATTTCTTTGGCTGAGGTTGAAGAATTACAGCGAATTTGCGCCGGTATCCGGGTAGAAGCTTCATTACAGCAATACATACTCGATTTAGTCAGAGCCACAAGGTGCGATGAAGAAATTACTCTCGGTGTAAGCCCTAGGGGAACTGTAGCCTTACACCGCGCCACACAAGCTTTTGCCTATCTTTCTGGGCGCGATTATGCAATCCCCGATGACGTGAAGTTCATTGCTCCTTATGTTTTGAGTCACCGTTTAATTCCCGTAGGAGGAAGGAGAGCGCAAACTGTAATGGAGCGTTTGTTGAGAGTTGTGGCGATTCCGTAA